From the genome of Plasmodium malariae genome assembly, chromosome: 9, one region includes:
- the PmUG01_09024200 gene encoding conserved Plasmodium protein, unknown function: protein MMNQGSNEFLEKALSREKHENKQIEQVNDKLQKKIVQENNHGKINSSKNKKNKNKKIKYVNPSDSFMSKKVSEEITENKIPYGARANEPKIAELELGQFRSIPEIFLDDSDSNLGKGSDAGKCNGSTSDKEKSKGDKFDEGKFGKGKFEGDKSNKRQTLGKVDSNTSEYPTSESSASPKGTCRLLKDTKKDLQRTKSCASTLSIISSDSDNSSIYLDNDYLISICIEKIKIEINKLENNYTQYEQAFCVSYFAYEDPLELFSLFQGINWLPELRNRCTSANLVEYSPKENIKKSICTVHVNFHQCVNLKSRKNEFLNITDNNNSSDDDHKDDDDIIYVFISVVGIHLKEFGESHYYKIYDRQNFAPYFNNIDLLLPFSKKNANDMGMEKITKDECSRWVRSTDSSRGISNDRNASRKAPCMHKEINSKKGTHMFNGELVEAYKKELQEEAKSMESKKIIIEGEYVKFLKILGSCIIPINVSNKNILKTKQNKKKKKCDSYNLYSHATIRLLLDRYLDHFKRNRKVNLFHLVNKYEKELIPIGNIKLILDIKSETHTHDTIDTEYIARRIHNTNSNIHDCIDKILKYVKIKKKKKKTILHENGANDKNGLYREEDKICSIINTELMRIENNYLKKSYSYIEKNLQKIYNPKEQEEFNKRVIRNIFQMLEMTKRGASNRSSYNLLFNSSCSFSPYEIVCSHVIIRVHYVSNIALQLSSLNRFIDKEKFYIIIYWAEEGDTMHNIENIKLRRTRIIDLQMEKGIELDYYFVGGKDNNKYELLNDKTYEKKKKKNFVSLKLNFNSCVILPYNYNAPSCAINMILFQKDIPLLELTENIIINDDIPFNNGCKIKKELKIHHSCDKKEEENFIKDSFNPYVEISFYTHPKHSTFFSSDMYKLFYEGKMKCTLDDTTHASYSAPVLNRGNIIFLFFDDFINNLSHAGINKEKKENIQYSCITNFFIPITQKDNSDVCTNVRTVQNISNGVEKNKRVLHNNHFISKCKKKDNNTLLLKKDTISYALAEGLGLMGGEINKWLSFYVYTKNYKNENIYCGTSVTIRIQVEPVGCLKSQYGIDSSKNGKVVGGIRTIDNDNVSDKNNITRGNNDPLRPFSFCFKPLNDIYETTDYQVKDFKNGTYQILYKINKVGKKLLHIYCDGINIIGSPYEIYTIQANADSKFSKILGSGATRCLATPVFNFNNVLYNDITDAKMEADNGRRGGSTYTSTEKNSMKLRSLCKGKEEFEEDKENYIEGKIKQAENNTQVPISRSLSKGVKSVAITEEEKSQGRSNSSIITKTRQDNTSEHRSNRNLHEITMKQNDFPHKVHAEKENTNSLKNNTLNIHSDNLQRDDLSQKETKYSDANFRILNCSEYSNQGNEDIINIDKMNRERYKNFMKNIYIVNTFTIVLYDHNGERISIGNDNVKVVGRKGAYIKNVVDNNDGSYEIEYICYFKKEENTTRKKNNINGIKKEDIINFYNEFLFQENKYYDNVIINEFEKRFNDVPIYCEINVYVNEIQIFGCPLKPIITNVHNILEFYNLYDQHTYSGLLLKNFELLLYSNNYQNCMHRLLNFYKNFLDHESEYSYKKLLSLKVMNEQVENVNFFFTIPLNISELKKGALIRSTLPIDKLTWDSSRKHCKIIPNGKMPFKEEEWEKEVITPFYANLNNCRVTMPYPSSYTNVPTYPTEEEQNSVYYKRGVKNKFRGEKRYIGKNWISHNDEIGEEYSSKNCTSEQDEYFLNEWLYMHKYKEHMSDVNKKHDLSMHLAYSLSNIILHHLIYLKKYKYFINSKQYENDLLQNNILTQFKNLLKEEYNKMFAYQTNNIINYCNKIGNAKFSSLEELIKVYKSIAFELRRLKKNDLADDFDKCCENMCEELYLQNIEASLKRKELKLDQYEKMINEKVEKLDQIKNDVKKYEDKYNVDIEKVSKLCSVKMSKGIQTCDYLSYKHSFLSSLIESRNVRSVQSGQNGQSEKNEWSGSHMSNTNKDIFILVRKYWKNASTYDIFTTIKNTLKNCPRLKISLDETFNYYSCSIKKDNKMKDFQIKKMQEIKVVENLDNLKKIELNEEELLTYNELNNFYLTYNAYVALIIDLKCNKYFIKDLDNVLYLFEKFSVEHNSFRQLYNPYGLLRVIPKYLFIAFVRELAYLNMLYVLAEYVVDKKEDEKIYLSLNHPSRLSSFHYFIKYHFIDFYDKLSMQSNFQNYKQHLIELNKEDIEGESTKDTSTHIHINLYDLETYFNNELPLIVKHKNFSKTFPLLFDYYSKLSTCQGEVNKMDMQKDKEEENKLTENNMDKKYVSITIFIRFLREFGLIPHFFSNHIAIQILQSFMKNKKKLNYEHFSYAIILAISECVKKNILTQYNMLKVNNQLNSKIQTDKILNYSYIAYEAKELIYLFGLADMHIVKSKISY, encoded by the exons atgatgaatcAAGGGAGTAAtgaatttttagaaaaagcACTAAGCAGGGAGAAACACGAGAACAAACAAATCGAACAAGTGAACGACAAATtgcagaaaaaaatagttcaAGAGAATAACcatggaaaaataaatagctcaaaaaataaaaaaaataaaaataaaaaaataaaatatgttaaccCTTCTGATAGTTTTATGTCAAAAAAGGTTAGTGAAGAAATaacagaaaataaaataccaTATGGTGCACGTGCAAATGAGCCAAAGATAGCCGAGTTGGAGTTAGGTCAGTTTAGGTCCATTCCTGAAATATTTCTAGATGATTCGGATTCTAATTTGGGAAAAGGTTCTGACGCGGGGAAATGTAACGGGAGTACGTCTGACAAGGAGAAGAGTAAGGGGGATAAATTTGACGAGGGCAAGTTTGGCAAAGGAAAGTTTGAGGGGGATAAATCCAACAAACGCCAAACCTTGGGGAAAGTTGATAGTAACACAAGCGAATATCCCACCTCCGAGAGTAGTGCAAGTCCCAAAGGTACTTGCAGATTATTAAAGGACACGAAGAAAGACTTGCAAAGGACTAAATCATGTGCATCTACATTATCTATAATATCATCGGATTCAGACAATTCGAGTATTTACCTAGATAATGATTACttaataagtatatgtatagagaaaataaaaatagaaataaataagcttgaaaataattacacACAATATGAACAAGCATTCTGTGTGTCATATTTTGCATATGAAGATCCACTAGAATTGTTCAGTTTATTTCAAGGCATAAATTGGCTACCTGAATTGAGAAATAGATGTACTTCTGCAAATTTAGTTGAATATTCGCctaaggaaaatattaaaaaaagtatatgtaCTGTTCATGTAAACTTTCATCAGTGTgtgaatttaaaaagtagaaaaaatgaatttttgaACATAacagataataataatagttctGATGATGATCATAAGGATGATGACGACATCATTTATGTTTTCATTTCTGTAGTTGGAATACATCTAAAAGAATTTGGAGAATCGCACTATTACAAGATATATGATAGACAAAATTTTGCTCCATATTTCAATAACATAGATTTGTTATTACCCTTCAGCAAAAAGAATGCAAATGATATGGGCatggaaaaaataacaaaggATGAATGCTCGCGCTGGGTTAGAAGTACTGATAGTAGCAGAGGCATAAGCAATGACAGAAATGCAAGCAGAAAAGCTCCTTGTATGCACAAAGAAATTAACTCAAAAAAAGGTACACATATGTTTAATGGAGAACTGGTGGAAGCATACAAAAAAGAACTGCAAGAAGAAGCTAAATCGATGGAAtcaaagaaaataattatagagGGAGAATACGTGAAGTTTCTTAAAATACTAGGCTCTTGCATTATTCCTATAAATGTTtccaataaaaatatactaaaaacaaaacaaaacaaaaaaaaaaaaaaatgcgatagctataatttatattcgcACGCTACCATCAGATTACTACTAGACAGATATTTAGACCATTtcaaaagaaatagaaaagtaaatttatttcatttagttaataaatatgaaaaggaGTTAATACCTATAGGAAATATAAAACTCATACTTGATATTAAAAGTGAAACTCATACCCATGACACAATTGACACAGAATATATAGCAAGGCGCATACATAATACGAATAGCAATATACATGACTGTATagataaaattttgaaatatgtaaaaattaaaaaaaaaaaaaagaaaacaatatTACATGAAAATGGTGCTAATGATAAAAACGGCTTGTACAGGGAGGAAGATAAAATATGTTCTATCATAAATACAGAATTGATGAgaatagaaaataattatctcAAGAAGTCATATTCTTATATAGAGaaaaatttgcaaaaaatatataacccGAAAGAACAAGAAGAATTTAACAAAAGggtaataagaaatatttttcaaatgttAGAAATGACAAAAAGGGGGGCATCAAACAGATCATCATACAATTTGTTGTTCAATTCATCGTGCAGTTTCTCACCGTACGAAATTGTATGTTCGCATGTAATTATTCGTGTTCATTATGTAAGCAACATAGCTCTACAATTAAGTTCTCTTAACCGTTTTATTGATAAAGAAAAGttctacattattatatattgggCAGAAGAGGGGGATACAATGCACAacattgaaaatataaaattaaggaGAACTAGAATTATAGATCTACAGATGGAAAAGGGGATAGAATTAGACTACTATTTTGTCGGGGGTAAAGACaacaataaatatgaacTGCTTAATGATAAAacgtatgaaaaa aaaaaaaaaaaaaatttcgttTCTTTAAAACTAAATTTCAACAGCTGTGTTATCCTGCCGTATAATTATAATGCCCCATCTTGTGCAATAAATATGATTCTATTTCAGAAGGATATACCTCTTCTAGAGTTAAcggaaaatattataataaatgatgATATACCTTTTAATAATGGatgtaaaataaagaaggaaCTAAAAATTCATCATAGTTGTgataaaaaggaagaagagaattttattaaagaCAGTTTTAACCCATATGTAGAAATCTCTTTTTATACACATCCGAAACAcagtacttttttttcatcagatatgtataaattattttatgaaggTAAGATGAAATGTACCCTAGATGATACTACACATGCCTCTTACTCAGCTCCAGTTCTGAATAGgggaaatattattttcttattttttgacgattttattaataatttgtcACATGCCGGTATtaataaggaaaagaaagaaaatatacaGTATTCTTGCATAACTAATTTCTTCATACCTATAACACAGAAAGATAATAGTGATGTATGTACAAATGTTAGAACAGTGCAGAACATTTCAAATGGTGtggaaaaaaacaaacgTGTCTTACATAACAACCATTTTATATccaaatgtaaaaaaaaagataataatacattGTTATTGAAAAAGGATACAATATCCTATGCACTAGCAGAAGGCCTAGGACTAATGGGTGgggaaataaataaatggctttccttttatgtatatacaaagaattataaaaatgaaaatatatattgtggAACTTCTGTTACAATAAGAATACAAGTTGAACCCGTTGGTTGTCTCAAATCTCAGTATGGTATCGACTCTAGTAAGAACGGCAAAGTGGTAGGTGGGATTAGAACCATCGATAACGATAATGTTAgcgataaaaataatatcacAAGAGGTAATAATGATCCATTGCGTCCCTTTTCTTTCTGCTTCAAACCGCTTAATGATATATACGAAACAACGGACTACCAAGTAAAGGATTTTAAAAATGGCACGTATcaaattttatacaaaataaataaggtCGGGAAAAAACTGCTCCATATTTATTGTGATGGAATTAATATAATCGGTTCCccatatgaaatatataccATCCAAGCAAATGCTGATTCGAAATTTTCCAAGATTTTAGGGTCAGGTGCTACAAGATGTTTAGCTACTCCAGTTTTTAACTTTAATAATGTATTGTATAATGACATAACAGATGCAAAAATGGAGGCAGACAACGGTAGACGGGGAGGATCTACATATACATCTACTGAGAAAAATAGCATGAAACTTAGAAGTTTATGTAAAGGGAAGGAAGAGTTTGAAGAGGATAAAGAAAATTACATCGAagggaaaataaaacaagCAGAAAACAATACACAGGTTCCTATTAGTAGGAGTCTCTCAAAAGGGGTAAAATCTGTTGCCATTACTGAGGAGGAGAAGTCACAAGGGAGAAGTAACAGTAGCATAATTACCAAAACAAGGCAGGATAATACCAGTGAACATAGAAGTAACAGGAACCTACACGAAATCACCATGAAACAGAATGATTTTCCCCATAAAGTTCATGCAGAGAAGGAAAATACGAACAGTTTGAAGAACAATACGCTGAATATCCATTCAGATAATCTACAACGTGACGATCTTTCTCAGAAGGAAACGAAATATTCTGATGCGAATTTCAGAATTCTGAATTGTTCAGAATATTCTAACCAAGGTAATGAAGACATCATTAATATAGACAAAATGAATAGGGAAAGATACAAAAactttatgaaaaatatatacattgttAATACTTTTACTATAGTTTTATATGACCATAATGGAGAAAGAATTAGTATTGGAAATGATAATGTTAAAGTAGTGGGTAGGAAAGGagcatatattaaaaatgtcgTTGACAATAACGACGGAAGCTATGAAATAGAGTATATTtgctattttaaaaaagaagagaatacaacaagaaaaaaaaataatataaatggaataaaaaaagaagacataataaatttttacaatgaaTTTCTATTtcaagaaaataaatattatgataatgttataattaacgaatttgaaaaaagatTTAATGATGTGCCTATCTATTGtgaaataaatgtatacgtaaatgaaatacaaatttttggATGTCCTCTAAAGCCAATAATTACAaatgttcataatattttagaattttataatttatatgatcAGCATACCTATTCAGGGCTCttactaaaaaattttgaactATTATTGTACTCAAATAATTATCAAAACTGCATGCACAGAttattgaatttttataaaaattttttagatCATGAATCTGAGTACtcgtataaaaaattactctCATTAAAAGTAATGAACGAACAGGTAGAGAAtgttaatttcttttttacaataCCTCTGAATATTTCAGAATTGAAGAAGGGGGCACTAATCCGTAGCACATTGCCCATAGATAAGCTAACCTGGGACAGCTCTAGAAAGCACTGTAAAATTATTCCCAATGGAAAAATGCCCTTTAAAGAAGAGGAATGGGAGAAGGAAGTGATAACTCCTTTTTATGCTAATTTGAATAATTGCCGTGTAACTATGCCTTACCCTAGTAGTTACACAAACGTACCCACCTATCCTACTGAAGAAGAACAGAATAGCGTGTATTATAAAAGGGGCGTAAAGAATAAGTTTAGAGGTGAAAAGCGATACATTGGAAAAAACTGGATTTCGCATAATGACGAAATAGGGGAGGAATACTCCTCAAAGAATTGCACTAGTGAACAGGATGAGTATTTTTTGAATGAATGGTTGTACATGCACAAATATAAGGAACATATGTCTGATGTAAATAAGAAGCACGATTTAAGTATGCACTTAGCGTATTCGTTAAGTAACATAATATTacatcatttaatttatttaaaaaagtataaatatttcattaattcgAAGCAGTATGAAAATGACTtgttacaaaataatatattgactcaatttaaaaatttgttgaaagaagaatataataaaatgtttgcATATCAAACTAACAATATCATAAATTATTGCAACAAAATAGGGAATGCAAAATTTAGCAGTCTGGAggaattaataaaagtatataaaagtatagcTTTTGAGTTGAGGAGACTGAAGAAAAACGACTTAGCTGATGATTTTGATAAATGCTGTGAAAATATGTGTGaggaattatatttacaaaatattgaAGCAAGTctgaaaagaaaagaactAAAATTGGAtcaatatgaaaaaatgataaatgaaaaagtggaaaaactggatcaaataaaaaacgatgtaaaaaaatatgaagacaAATATAATGTAGACATAGAAAAAGTATCAAAGTTATGCAGTGTAAAAATGAGTAAAGGAATACAAACTTGTGATTACTTATCGTATAAACATAGCTTCTTGAGTTCTTTAATCGAGTCGAGGAATGTGAGAAGTGTGCAGAGTGGGCAAAATGGGCAGAGTGAGAAGAATGAGTGGAGTGGATCCCATATGAGCAATACCAATAAggatattttcattttggtCAGAAAGTATTGGAAAAATGCATCAACATACGACATTTTTACAACTATTAAGAATACTCTCAAAAATTGCCCTAGGTTGAAAATATCTCTAGATGAAACTTTCAACTACTATAGTTGTAGTATTAAAAAGGATAACAAAATGAAAGATTttcagataaaaaaaatgcaagaAATAAAAGTGGTAGAGAATttagataatttaaaaaaaatagaattaaatgaagaagaatTGCTTACCTATAATGAGCtgaacaatttttatttaacatataatgcTTATGTTGCACTTATAATAGATTTGAAgtgtaataaatattttattaaagatTTAGACAAcgtgttatatttatttgaaaaattttccGTTGAACATAACTCCTTTAGACAGTTATATAATCCATACGGTTTATTAAGAGTAATTccgaaatatttatttatagcaTTTGTACGAGAATTAGCTTATTTAAATATGCTATATGTCTTAGCAGAATATGTTGTAGATAAAAAAGaggatgaaaaaatatatcttagCCTAAATCATCCTTCTCGATTGTCCTCATTTcactattttattaaatatcatTTCATCgatttttatgataaattaaGTATGCAAtcaaattttcaaaattataaacagCATTTAATTGAACTTAATAAAGAAGACATAGAAGGTGAAAGTACGAAAGATACTTCCActcatatacacataaaccTATATGACCTAGAAACATATTTCAATAATGAACTACCACTAATcgttaaacataaaaatttctcAAAGACCTTTCCTTTACTTTTTGATTATTATTCGAAATTATCCACCTGTCAAGGTGAGGTAAATAAAATGGATATGCAAAAGGACAAAGAAGAGGAAAATAAATTGACTGAAAATAACatggataaaaaatatgtatccattactatttttatacgCTTTCTAAGAGAGTTTGGATTAATTCCACACTTTTTTAGCAACCATATAGCTATCCAAATTTTACAATCTttcatgaaaaataaaaagaaattaaattatgaacacTTTTCTTATGCTATCATTTTGGCTATTTCAGaatgtgtaaaaaaaaatattctcacTCAGTATAATATGTTAAAGGTTAATAACCAACTTAACTCGAAAATACAGACagacaaaattttaaattacagTTATATCGCCTACGAAGCGAAGGAGTTGATTTATCTCTTTGGTCTTGCGGACATGCACATCGTCAAATCGAAAATAAGTTACTGA
- the SET7 gene encoding SET domain protein, putative, whose product METIFRKLRRSSRKKKKLVEVDTIDERDWAHAKTLDLEEDTSEQNYGKTYKNKIKKNENKNEKRENSLEDYYVMNNELGSEQNRKKEKFYLNSFSRMNEDLTTVSTDFTNEYYIKKKRTEHNKYMNDHEKKKLTYLRGDFGKYQSETKEYLEPYEQLDLYREADIEQLKGRALHGTYEEDEAEDVLSDEAVDEVEDGVADEAADEADEYEYEYMDDQARDDEKESVYTYEDQTKDNKYSKKDEEKSNTQSEHSKESILTDKSETHLANESEENEVYFEEKLDIYSTEEIDNEVEVAYVKGKGRCMFTRKNLEPGSIIFIEKPLFIITPSLNEKLWDYLNKLNNEENFELPLKWHFAALCTITLLNDIDFKACIDKWIPEPDKGADKDVFNVLDKVCEKKITKNGYKYYYYKNKLIEPDIYDRIIQVWHYNAFGHHTDNEGLVLYNRISMLAHSCNSTACWHYGENDSFVLRARVKLNVGDELTISYLGDDDLYKSSNIRREKLTNWLFVCMCSRCTNPVDNSRGFKCSTCGIGTFFIKSEYHDEIPIITKCNICLSEISESTAYEYIEYENSYIERLQQTDKSDLTDALAVYVQAEKIFTQHWIMYQLYTILFEGYRDACQWNKAIYYQMLRIRYAVDVIPRANYVLAWLYEELGEIHANSINADILLTENDFTISYEDKKRICSHFLKSIHLLEILCGYSHDYLKDSLNKYYRIDSLTTTDAPQIEE is encoded by the exons ATGGAAACTATATTTAGAAAACTTAGGAGATctagtagaaaaaaaaaaaaattagtagaAGTAGATACAATTGATGAAAGAGACTGGGCTCATGCAAAAACGTTAGATTTAGAAG AGGACACGTCCGAACAGAACTACGgcaaaacatataaaaataaaataaaaaaaaatgaaaataaaaatgaaaaacgaGAAAACAGTTTAGAAGATTATTATGTAATGAATAACGAATTAGGAAGCGAACAAAatcgaaaaaaagaaaaattttatttaaattccTTTTCGCGGATGAATGAAGATTTAACTACTGTTAGCACAGATTTTActaatgaatattatattaaaaagaaaagaactgaacataacaaatatatgaacgatcatgaaaaaaaaaaacttacaTATCTACGTGGTGACTTTGGAAAATACCAAAGTGAAACGAAAGAATATTTGGAACCTTATGAGCAACTAGATTTGTACCGTGAAGCAGATATTGAACAGTTAAAGGGGAGAGCACTGCATGGGACATACGAAGAGGACGAAGCGGAGGATGTATTATCAGACGAAGCAGTGGACGAAGTGGAGGATGGAGTAGCAGACGAAGCAGCGGACGAAGCAGACGAGTACGAATACGAATATATGGATGATCAAGCGAGAGACGATGAAAAGGAGAGTGTATATACGTACGAAGACCAAACCAAAGATAATAAGTACAGTAAAaaagatgaagaaaaaaGCAATACACAGAGTGAACACAGTAAAGAAAGTATATTAACTGATAAGAGTGAAACTCATTTAGCAAATGAGTCTGAGGAAAACGAGGTATAttttgaagaaaaattagACATCTACAGTACAGAAGAAATAGATAATGAAGTAGAAGTAGCATATGTTAAAGGGAAAGGTAGATGTATGTTTACAAGAAAGAATTTAGAACCTGGTTCTATcatatttatagaaaaacccttattcattataacaccaagtttaaatgaaaaattgtgggattatttaaataaattaaataatgaagagAATTTTGAATTACCACTTAAATGGCATTTTGCTGCTTTGTGTACAATTACTCTACTTAATGATATTGATTTTAAGGCATGTATTGATAAGTGGATTCCAGAACCTGACAAAGGAGCAGATAAAGATGTATTCAATGTTTTAGATAAAGTTtgtgagaaaaaaataactaaaaatgggtataaatattactattataaaaacaaattaatagAACCCGATATTTACGATAGAATCATACAAGTCTGGCACTACAATGCCTTCGGTCACCACACGGACAACGAGGGATTGGTCCTGTACAACC gcaTTTCGATGCTCGCCCATAGCTGCAATTCAACTGCTTGTTGGCATTACGGGGAAAATGATAGCTTCGTTTTACGGGCAAGGGTCAAGTTAAATGTCGGGGACGAACTTACAATATCGTATCTTGGGGACGATGATTTGTATAAATCCTCcaaca TCAGGAGAGAAAAGCTCACGAATTGGCTGTTTGTCTGCATGTGCAGTAGGTGTACAAATCCAGTTGACAACTCCAGGGGATTTAAGTGCTCAACTTGTGGAATag GGACTTTTTTCATAAAGAGCGAGTACCATGATGAAATACCTATAATAACCAAGTGTAACATTTGTCTATCAGAAATATCAGAGAGTACAGCATACGAATACATTGAATATGAAAATAGCTACATAGAGAGGTTACAACAAACAGACAAAAGTGACTTGACAGATGCCTTAGCTGTCTATGTACAggcagaaaaaatatttactcaACACTGGATTATGTATCAGTTATATACAATACTTTTTGAAGGATATAGAGATGCTTGTCAATGGAATAAAGCTATATATTACCAAATGCTAAGAATTAGATATGCTGTTGATGTAATACCTAGAGCCAATTATGTATTGGCTTGGTTATATGAAGAATTAGGAGAAATTCATGCAAATTCTATCAATGctgatattttattaacagaAAATGATTTTACAATTTCCTATGAAGacaa GAAAAGAATTTGTTCACATTTTTTGAAGTCCATACATTTACTGGAAATATTATGTGGGTATTCCCATGACTACTTAAAGGACTCCTTG AACAAATACTACAGGATTGATAGCTTGACCACTACAGATGCCCCACAGATAGAGGAgtga
- the PmUG01_09024400 gene encoding conserved Plasmodium protein, unknown function, whose protein sequence is MNLPLKILNYFSLYLLIELCLFRISCSSSDIKKDVSETSWTINIPNGPVDLPFERKLNLGLRKYKHNFPYEPADNYMQNEMNEDAKELTDHKTNFPGREAENYSIPDEVNYEHPQWLEDMIRLSNKSKDTLESLGLENLPDVNVCKQIKHIKEQMLCILEALEDIKEVYQNAKEITSLTARVLAGGRLAVRALSRLKTLASTFENRQLMKKLGTPLATLILLQRESTSDRNRWICGSILTLLTDLPVVSDLADIKTGSYGHVNVIMPRQSRVRNPDRNILKLREGASPSSLINGYTTS, encoded by the exons atgaatctgccacttaaaattttaaattatttttcactCTATTTGTTAATCGAACTATGTTTATTTAGAATCAGTTGTTCAAGTTCAGACATTAAGAAAGATGTATCAGAAACAAGTTGGACAATCAATATTCCCAACG GTCCAGTAGATTTACCCTTTGagagaaaattaaatttaggaTTGAGAAAATATAAGCACAATTTCCCTTATGAACCAGCTGACAATTATAtgcaaaatgaaatgaaCGAAGACGCAAAAGAACTAACGGAT cataaaacaaattttccTGGAAGAGAAGCTGAAAATTATTCCATACCTGATGAAGTCAATTAT GAGCATCCCCAATGGCTTGAAGATATGATCAGATTGTCAAATAAAAGCAAAGACACCTTGGAATCCTTAG GGCTAGAGAATTTGCCAGACGTAAATGTatgtaaacaaataaaacatataaaagaacaaatgcTATGTATACTTGAAG CACTTGAAGACATAAAGGAGGTTTATCAAAATG CAAAGGAAATAACTTCCTTAACAGCGAGGGTTTTAGCTGGAGGAAG ACTAGCCGTACGAGCTCTGTCAAGACTGAAAACATTGGCGTCCACATTTGAAAATAGGCAGctaat gaaaaaattaGGAACTCCATTG GCTACATTAATACTGCTACAACGGGAAAGCACATCGGACAG GAACAGGTGGATATGTGGATCTATCTTAACCCTTCTAACTGATTTACCTGTGGTGTCCGACTTAGCTGATATAAAAACAGGGTCTTATGGTCATGTGAATG tCATTATGCCCAGACAATCTAGGGTAAGAAACCCTGACagaaacattttaaaattaagagAGGGAGCTTCTCCTTCTAGTCTAATAAATGGATATACaacaagttaa
- the PmUG01_09024300 gene encoding conserved Plasmodium protein, unknown function, producing MAIVKIIIEGNEVRLLNNFNHFIDFLSSLFNVPICKKFNFPEHETKYNFLKKYTNNTSVNRANEYFKKLIESISVVFWKGRKWKGTYWPSKWKWYHRHGYWATRKKLLSFDKYRPYRYHEVKGYGKPKLKFWQDYSYYRPLKQTTKFW from the exons ATGGCCATTGTGAAGATTATAATTGAGGGGAATGAAGTAAGgctattaaataatttcaacCATTTTATTGATTTCCTGTCGTCATTATTTAATGTTcctatatgtaaaaaatttaattttcctgaacatgaaacaaaatataactttttaaaaaaatataccaaCAACACTTCTGTAAATCGAGctaatgaatattttaaaaaattaattgagTCTATATCTGTTGTGTTCTGGAAAGGCCGAAAATGGAAAG GTACCTATTGGCCAAGCAAATGGAAGTGGTATCATAGACACGGTTATTGGGCTACCAGAAAGAAGCTTCTAAGTTTCGATAAATATAGACCATACAG ATATCATGAAGTTAAAGGATATGGAAAACCTAAGTTGAAGTTCTGGCAAGACTATTCTTATTATAGGCCCTTGAAGCAAACAACAAAATTTTGGTAA